The following are encoded together in the Ovis aries strain OAR_USU_Benz2616 breed Rambouillet chromosome 15, ARS-UI_Ramb_v3.0, whole genome shotgun sequence genome:
- the APBB1 gene encoding amyloid beta precursor protein binding family B member 1 isoform X2, translating to MRVQDTSGTYYWHIPTGTTQWEPPGRASRSQGSSPREESQLTWTGFTHGERFEDGEFWKDEPSEEAPMDLGLKDPEEGMLPFPAQSLSPEPLPQEEEKLPPRNANPGIKCFAVRSLGWVEMTEEELAPGRSSVAVNNCIRQLSYHKNNLHDPMSGGWGEGKDLLLQLEDETLKLVEPHSQALLHAQPIVSIRVWGVGRDSGRDFAYVARDKLTQMLKCHVFRCEAPAKNIATSLHEICSKIMAERRNARCLVNGLSLDHSKLVDVPFQVEFPAPKNELVQKFQVYYLGNVPVAKPVGVDVINGALESVLSSSSREQWTPSHVSVAPATLTILHQQTEAVLGECRVRFLSFLAVGRDVHTFAFIMAAGPASFCCHMFWCEPNAASLSEAVQAACMLRYQKCLDARSQASTSCLPAPPAESVARRVGWTVRRGVQSLWGSLKPKRLGAHTP from the exons ATGAGGGTCCAGGACACCTCAGGGACCTACTACTGGCACATCCCAACGGGGACCACTCAGTGGGAGCCCCCGGGCCGGGCCTCACGATCACAGGGGAGCAGCCCCCGAGAGGAGTCCCAG CTCACCTGGACCGGCTTCACTCATGGAGAACGCTTTGAGGATGGAGAATTTTGGAAG GATGAGCCCAGTGAGGAGGCCCCGATGGATTTGGGGCTGAAGGACCCCGAGGAGGGGATGTTGCCTTTCCCAGCTCAGAGCCTCAG CCCAGAGCCATTGCCCCAAGAGGAGGAGAAGCTGCCCCCACGGaatgccaacccagggatcaag TGTTTCGCCGTTCGCTCCCTAGGCTGGGTGGAGATGACCGAGGAGGAGCTGGCCCCTGGCCGCAGCAGCGTAGCAGTCAACAATTGCATCCGTCAGCTCTCCTACCACAAAAACAATCTACACGACCCCATGTCTGGTGGCTGGGGCGAG GGAAAGGACCTGCTGCTGCAGCTGGAGGATGAGACGCTGAAGCTGGTGGAGCCACACAGTCAGGCCCTGCTGCACGCCCAGCCCATCGTCAGCATCCGCGTGTGGGGCGTCGGGCGGGACAGCGGAAG GGACTTTGCCTACGTAGCTCGCGATAAGCTGACCCAGATGCTCAAGTGCCACGTGTTTCGCTGTGAGGCACCCGCCAAGAACATCGCCACCAGCCTGCATGAGATCTGCTCTAAG ATCATGGCCGAAAGGCGCAATGCCCGCTGCTTGGTAAACGGACTCTCCCTAGACCACTCTAAACTTGTGGACGTCCCTTTCCAAG TGGAATTCCCAGCACCTAAGAATGAACTGGTGCAAAAGTTCCAAGTCTATTACCTGGGGAATGTGCCTGTTGCTAAACCTGTTG GGGTAGATGTGATAAATGGGGCCCTGGAATCTGTCCTGTCCTCCAGTAGCCGTGAGCAGTGGACCCCAAGTCACGTCAGCGTGGCCCCTGCCACTCTCACCATCTTGCACCAGCAG ACGGAGGCAGTGCTGGGGGAGTGCCGGGTGCGCTTCCTGTCCTTCCTGGCCGTGGGCAGAGACGTCCACACGTTTGCATTCATCATGGCTGCCGGCCCAGCCTCCTTCTGCTGCCACATGTTCTGGTGCGAGCCCAATGCTGCCAGCCTCTCGGAGGCCGTGCAGGCTGCGTGCATG CTCCGCTACCAGAAGTGTCTGGATGCCCGCTCCCAGGCCTCCACCTCCTGCCTCCCAGCGCCCCCAGCCGAGTCTGTTGCCCGGCGTGTGGGGTGGACCGTCCGCCGGGGCGTTCAGTCGCTGTGGGGCTCCCTCAAGCCTAAACGGCTGGGGGCCCACACCCCCTGA
- the APBB1 gene encoding amyloid beta precursor protein binding family B member 1 isoform X3: MVSQDFFLAILLQDSSPDSFWNPNAFETDSDLPAGWMRVQDTSGTYYWHIPTGTTQWEPPGRASRSQGSSPREESQLTWTGFTHGERFEDGEFWKDEPSEEAPMDLGLKDPEEGMLPFPAQSLSPEPLPQEEEKLPPRNANPGIKCFAVRSLGWVEMTEEELAPGRSSVAVNNCIRQLSYHKNNLHDPMSGGWGEGKDLLLQLEDETLKLVEPHSQALLHAQPIVSIRVWGVGRDSGRDFAYVARDKLTQMLKCHVFRCEAPAKNIATSLHEICSKIMAERRNARCLVNGLSLDHSKLVDVPFQVEFPAPKNELVQKFQVYYLGNVPVAKPVGVDVINGALESVLSSSSREQWTPSHVSVAPATLTILHQQTEAVLGECRVRFLSFLAVGRDVHTFAFIMAAGPASFCCHMFWCEPNAASLSEAVQAACMLRYQKCLDARSQASTSCLPAPPAESVARRVGWTVRRGVQSLWGSLKPKRLGAHTP; this comes from the exons ATGGTCTCCCAGGACTTTTTCCTGGCCATCCTCTTGCAGGATAGTAGCCCAG ATTCCTTTTGGAACCCCAACGCCTTCGAGACGGATTCCGACCTGCCAGCTGGATGGATGAGGGTCCAGGACACCTCAGGGACCTACTACTGGCACATCCCAACGGGGACCACTCAGTGGGAGCCCCCGGGCCGGGCCTCACGATCACAGGGGAGCAGCCCCCGAGAGGAGTCCCAG CTCACCTGGACCGGCTTCACTCATGGAGAACGCTTTGAGGATGGAGAATTTTGGAAG GATGAGCCCAGTGAGGAGGCCCCGATGGATTTGGGGCTGAAGGACCCCGAGGAGGGGATGTTGCCTTTCCCAGCTCAGAGCCTCAG CCCAGAGCCATTGCCCCAAGAGGAGGAGAAGCTGCCCCCACGGaatgccaacccagggatcaag TGTTTCGCCGTTCGCTCCCTAGGCTGGGTGGAGATGACCGAGGAGGAGCTGGCCCCTGGCCGCAGCAGCGTAGCAGTCAACAATTGCATCCGTCAGCTCTCCTACCACAAAAACAATCTACACGACCCCATGTCTGGTGGCTGGGGCGAG GGAAAGGACCTGCTGCTGCAGCTGGAGGATGAGACGCTGAAGCTGGTGGAGCCACACAGTCAGGCCCTGCTGCACGCCCAGCCCATCGTCAGCATCCGCGTGTGGGGCGTCGGGCGGGACAGCGGAAG GGACTTTGCCTACGTAGCTCGCGATAAGCTGACCCAGATGCTCAAGTGCCACGTGTTTCGCTGTGAGGCACCCGCCAAGAACATCGCCACCAGCCTGCATGAGATCTGCTCTAAG ATCATGGCCGAAAGGCGCAATGCCCGCTGCTTGGTAAACGGACTCTCCCTAGACCACTCTAAACTTGTGGACGTCCCTTTCCAAG TGGAATTCCCAGCACCTAAGAATGAACTGGTGCAAAAGTTCCAAGTCTATTACCTGGGGAATGTGCCTGTTGCTAAACCTGTTG GGGTAGATGTGATAAATGGGGCCCTGGAATCTGTCCTGTCCTCCAGTAGCCGTGAGCAGTGGACCCCAAGTCACGTCAGCGTGGCCCCTGCCACTCTCACCATCTTGCACCAGCAG ACGGAGGCAGTGCTGGGGGAGTGCCGGGTGCGCTTCCTGTCCTTCCTGGCCGTGGGCAGAGACGTCCACACGTTTGCATTCATCATGGCTGCCGGCCCAGCCTCCTTCTGCTGCCACATGTTCTGGTGCGAGCCCAATGCTGCCAGCCTCTCGGAGGCCGTGCAGGCTGCGTGCATG CTCCGCTACCAGAAGTGTCTGGATGCCCGCTCCCAGGCCTCCACCTCCTGCCTCCCAGCGCCCCCAGCCGAGTCTGTTGCCCGGCGTGTGGGGTGGACCGTCCGCCGGGGCGTTCAGTCGCTGTGGGGCTCCCTCAAGCCTAAACGGCTGGGGGCCCACACCCCCTGA
- the SMPD1 gene encoding sphingomyelin phosphodiesterase (The RefSeq protein has 2 substitutions compared to this genomic sequence) encodes MPRHGVSPGQGRPRSDGEQASDRSSGAPCLRLLWLGLALALALPNSLVLWSPAEAHPLPAQGHSAKFIRIAPQLQEAFGWWNLTCPTCKGLFTAIDFGLRNQASVAWVGSVAIKLCMLLKIAPPAVCQSAVHLFEDDMVEVWTRSVLSPSEACGLLLGSSCGHWDIFSSWNISLPAVPKPPPQPPKPPAPGSPVSRVLFLTDLHWDHDYLEGTDPNCENPLCCRRDSGPPPASQPGAGYWGEYSKCDLPLRTLESLLSGLGPAGPFDMVYWTGDIPAPNVWQQSRQDQLRALTTVTALVKKFLGPVPVYPAVGNHESTPVNGFPPPFIKGNQSSHWLYEAMAEAWEPWLPAEALRTLRIGGFYALSPRPGLRLISLNMNFCSRENFWLLINSTDPAGQLQWLVGELQAAEDRGDKVHIIGHIPPGHCLKSWSWNYYRIVERYENTLAGQFFGHTHVDEFEVFYDEETLSRPLSVAFLAPSATTYIGLNPGYRVYQIDGNYSGSSHVVLDHETYILNLTEANEPGATPHWHLLYRARETYGLPNALPTAWHDLVYRMWRDTQLFQTFWFLYHNGHPPSEPCGTPCRLATLCAQLSARSDSPALCRHLVPDASLPNVQSLWSRPLLC; translated from the exons ATGCCCCGCCATGGAGTGTCTCCCGGCCAGGGCCGCCCCAGGTCGGACGGGGAGCAGGCATCGGACAGGTCCTCCGGGGCCCCCTGTCTGAGGCTCCTGTGGTTGGGCTTGGCACTTGCGCTGGCACTGCCCAACTCCCTGGTCCTCTGGTCCCCTGCGGAGGCCCATCCTCTTCCTGCCCAAGGCCATTCCGCCAAGTTCATTCGCATAGCACCCCAGCTCCAGGAGGCCTTTGGCTGGTGGAACCTCACCTGCCCAACCTGCAAAGGACTATTCACCGCCATCGACTTCGGGCTGAGG AATCAGGCCAGTGTGGCCTGGGTGGGCTCCGTGGCCATCAAGCTGTGCATGCTGCTGAAGATCGCGCCGCCTGCCGTGTGCCAGTCAGCTGTCCACCTCTTCGAGGACGACATGGTGGAGGTGTGGACACGCTCAGTGCTGAGCCCGTCGGAGGCCTGTGGTCTGCTGCTGGGCTCTTCCTGTGGGCACTGGGACATCTTCTCCTCTTGGAATATCTCTTTGCCGGCCGTGCCAAAGCCGCCCCCCCAGCCGCccaagcccccagccccaggctcccctgtcagcCGCGTCCTCTTCCTCACTGATTTGCACTGGGATCACGACTACCTGGAAGGCACAGACCCCAACTGTGAGAACCCACTGTGTTGCCGCCGGGATTCGGGCCCACCGCCTGCCTCCCAGCCCGGTGCTGGGTACTGGGGCGAGTATAGCAAGTGTGACCTGCCCCTGCGAACCCTGGAGAGCCTGTTGAGTGGGCTGGGCCCCGCCGGCCCTTTTGATATGGTGTACTGGACAGGAGACATCCCTGCTCACAACGTCTGGCAGCAGTCTCGTCAGGACCAGCTGCGGGCGCTGACCACCGTCACAGCCCTTGTGAAGAAGTTCTTGGGGCCCGTGCCGGTGTACCCTGCCGTGGGCAACCACGAGAGCACACCCGTCAACGGCTTCCCTCCCCCCTTCATAAAGGGCAACCAGTCTTCCCACTGGCTCTACGAGGCGATGGCCGAGGCGTGGGAACCCTGGCTGCCGGCTGAAGCCCTTCGCACCCTCAG AATTGGGGGGTTCTATGCCCTTTCCCCACGCCCTGGCCTCCGCCTCATCTCTCTCAACATGAATTTCTGTTCCCGTGAGAACTTCTGGCTCTTGATCAACTCCACAGACCCTGCTGGACAGCTCCAGTGGCTGGTGGGGGAGCTTCAGGCCGCTGAGGACCGGGGAGACAAA GTGCACATAATTGGCCACATTCCCCCAGGGCACTGCCTGAAGAGCTGGAGCTGGAATTACTACAGAATTGTGGAAAG GTATGAGAACACCTTGGCCGGCCAGTTCTTTGGTCACACCCACGTGGATGAGTTTGAGGTCTTCTATGACGAAGAGACCCTCAGCCGGCCGCTGTCTGTAGCCTTCCTGGCGCCCAGTGCCACCACCTACATCGGCCTTAATCCTG GGTACCGTGTCTACCAAATAGACGGCAACTATTCCGGGAGCTCTCACGTGGTCCTGGACCATGAGACCTACATCCTGAACCTGACGGAGGCGAACGAGCCCGGAGCCACGCCACACTGGCACCTCCTCTACAGGGCTCGGGAAACCTATGGGCTGCCCAATGCGCTGCCCACTGCCTGGCACGACCTGGTGTACCGCATGTGGAGGGACACACAGCTTTTCCAGACCTTCTGGTTTCTCTACCATAAGGGCCACCCGCCCTCGGAGCCCTGCGGCACACCCTGCCGCCTCGCTACCCTGTGTGCCCAGCTCTCCGCCCGCTCAGACAGCCCTGCTCTGTGTCGCCACCTGGTGCCGGATGCAAGCCTCCCCAATGTCCAGAGCCTGTGGTCAAGGCCACTGCTGTGCTGA